The genomic region AATGCAAGGATTTTGTGAAAAGGATAAAAGAAAGTGAGTTTCTAGTAAGCTATTGCAGGCATTTAACTGTCTTCCTCAATAAACCAGAGGTCTTGGTATGGGAGAAAAGCCACCTTTAGTGAGATCTCTTCTTAGAAGCCCTATGTGCACTGTTTAACCTTGTACAGCAGTGTAGGTATTGAATTCTTTagctttttccttctgaatggTCATGGCTATTGAGGAAGTAAGATGCTGCATGTATTTACTGCTATTTAATTTCTTGCAGTTCTGTACTGTGATATATCTTTTCAACATTTGATGTTCACAGTGCTGTAACAAAAGCAGTTCTTTCTGCTGTTGAAGGAGCTCAGAGTGCTGCCTTCATTTTATTGTACTAATATGCCCAAAAgtaggtgttttgttttctttctagtgAGCAGAAAGGAACTGGAGTGGTAGGAGTTTTTCATTTTAGccataggttggacttgagatGGTACTTGAAGTTTTGGTGACTTTTACATATTTAGAACATTCTTTCTTAAGAGAGAGAGGTAACTATTAAGCCTTAGAAAACCGATCATGTGGCAGGTTTGTGCACTTTCAGAATCTCTGTTCTGCTTGCATCCCTTCCCAGCAGATCAGTATGAACTACAGGCTCCAGGTATTCATCACAACTCTTGGGGATAAAAAACAACTCAGATGTCTAACATCCCATACTTTCACTGTGAATCCTCTGCCATCtgaagttaaaatatttttgtaacatTGGAAATAGCTGTGGACTTCTATTCCTATCACAAATTCAGATTGCACAGTTTGACTGCTGATTCCTCACCTTTGCATACAGATGACCAACCTAGCTTGCTAAAGCTTTCCTCTACAATATGATAGAATGGTGACAGAGTGTGCTTGAAACTTCACCCATGTTATTCACACAAGGAAGCACCAATGAGGTCCAGCTTTTCTGAAGTAACCCACAGTCTTAGGTGCCTCTAATTTTTGAATTACAAATTTGAGACATGTTAAGGAAATAAAAGTTGAATAAATTCTTTGAGGCCGTaagcttttttcctctcctttgtaCAGAAGATGACAACCTACAAGATGGATGGGCCACACAGAGGATTTTGTCTTGTTATTAATAATGTCAACTTTGATAGGTCTCTTCAGGAGAGGAAGGGTTCTTGTAAAGATGCTGGTAAGTTACTGAAGTGAGATTTTTGGTGTATTAGTCTCTCTCTTCCCCATGTGAGTTGATTGTCTACTATCACTCTATATTTTATTGTCTGTATTTTAGGTAATAGTGTTAAAGAGTAAAATGTTTGGTATATATTAAACTATGTCATTTGTGTATCTGAGGGAAGGAAGGCCTAAAGGATGACTTGAGTTTTTGGATCATTCTTGAATCattttaggaattttttttatgTAGCCTTTATCTATAGCTATAATAAAGAACTAAACTAAACCATGCAAAAATCTTAATTTGTTCATTCTGTTTATCTCTTCTGTATGAAACTGATAGTCAGAACTGCAACTAGAAAATAATGATGTGAGGAAAGTTTTGAAAGATCTAATCTGAAACTCAGAGAGAGATCCCTCCTGTTTTCAGGTGTCATTTGTGAGCTCACTTAAGTGCATCATTCTCcaattggacatgaggaaaaattttcacAATGAGAAAAATCAACCTTTGGAGTTACccccccagggaagtggtggaatcctcAATATTGAACTCTTTAAAGATACAGATGGACAGGGTGCTAGGCCATCtcatatttacagaatcacagaatatattgattggaagggaccttcaagatcatccaggccaactcTTGACCcaacactgaagggtcaacactaaatcatgtctttaagtgccaggtccacgtGTTGCTGAAATAggtccagtgatggtgactccgctactgccctgggcagaccatgcCAATGTTTGATAAACCCTTCAATGCAGAAATACTTCCTAATACCCatcctaaacctctcctggtgcagcttgtatccatctcctctggtcctgttgtttgccaccaaggagaagaggctggccccctcctcattccaacctcttttcaagtagttgtagagagcgatacggtctctcctcagcctccttttctccaaactgaacaaccccagctccctcgtCTGCTCTTCACAGAAcgtgtgttccaggcccttcacaagctttTGGACGTGCTCTTACCTAAAAAACTCCAGGAACTCTTATTCAAGTTGAtgccatttatttttattccaatTAACCTTTAGGTGACACTAGTATAAGGATGAATCTGCAGAATTGTCAAGAGTATAAGGTCTTCCCAGTTCAGATTGGCTTGCATGGTAACTTCATACAGTGGTTTTCTACTGCCTGAAATTATCCTTttacctttcatttttttacagAGGAATTGAAGCGAGTATTTACATGGCTTGGTCTGGATGTGAGAACTTACAAAGATCAAACATCTCAGCAGATTATGAATCTCATGCAAACTTGGCAGCACTTCCCAGATCATAAAGACAGAGACTGTTTTATATGTTGTATTCTGTCTCATGGAGAATCAGGAGCCGTTTATGGGAAAGATGAGGAACTTGTATCGATCCGCACAATCATGTCCCACTTCACTGCCAAACAATGTCCACAACTGGCTGAAAAACCTAAGCTCTTCTTTATCCAAGCTTGCCAAGGTAAAGCCATACAGTGTCCAGTCTATGTTGAACCTGATGCACGAGTTCCTGGCTTGTCTTCCATGCAGCACAGCATTTCTCCTTCCGAAAGTATTCCTGAAGAGGCTGATTTCCTCCTAGGCATGGCCACTATTGATGGATATGTCTCCTTCCGGCACGTTCAACAGGGTACTTGGTATGTTCAGGCCCTGTGCAGCAAGCTACAGTTATTAGTACCAAGGTAAGTACTTTGTCTAGCTCTTCCATGAAAAAATTGGAGGAAattctctttgttctttttttctctaaaagCAAGTTCCCATAGGAACACTAACCCATGTTCTGGGGTGGGCAAAACTAGTAAAACTGATGATTCGCTTGCTTGCCGCTGATAAATTTGCATGAACACTGCTAGTACTACAGAGAGAATCTGGAGATTGTAAAGTTTATTgtataaaagtaaaataaaaattaaacccTCCAATTTCTAAGACAGAACCATTTGTTTATGAAGTAGATTtaggtaaaaatattttattccattATTATTTACTGATTGAATCAAGCAGTAAGAAAAGTCATTTTTAGTATGACTCagatgagaagaaaagagaatacAGTTGAAGAAAAGgatgttttgtgttttaaatgaTTATACTGTATTGTCTAGATGACCTAGAAGGTGTTAAATGGAGTACCATCTACTCAATTAATAAgtcatgcttttatttttgctctCCTGGCTATAGGGGTGAAGATATTTTGTCAATTCTTACAGAAGTTAATGAAGATGTGGGCAGACGTGTTGATCGCTTGGGGACAAAAAAGCAGATGCCCCAACCAGCATATACCTTAAGAAGAAAGTTCATATTCCCAATACCTAAAGACCCTCCTCCTTCACAGCAACATGGAGGCTTTTAAAAGTACATCCTTTTATCAGCATATCTCATTTAAATGCAATTCACCACACTACCTGCTTTAAGGCAGTTACCCAGCATCCTGAAGAACTGTTATCCTCAAGGCAAGGCCTCATGAATTTTATGCCAAATAAACTGGAGGAGACACAATGAAAACAATCCATGTGCCACCTATTTACATGTGAACTGTGATTTCAACATCActtctgggaagaaaaattaGGGTAGAGGATTTGCATCCTATGAGATATGGCATTCAGCAATATGTATGTATAGGTTTATCAGATTGATTAACTTCGTTAAGCATtaaattttctcattttcatttcttgTTTTAAGATCTAAAACGCAGGCATATAAGAAAGAGGTCTCCTTGCTTTGAGCTTCTAACAGAGCATTTTGTGAGTTAACTGAAATAACATCATGTTTTCTTACGAGCTTTTGCTGTGTAtgtctgtgtccttcctgtttGTTACTGCATTAAATTCATACTACTTTTAAAGAGCttgatgagaaaaaaattatgtgTTGGTGTTTTTGACTGGCCTCTGTGCTTTGTTGGGCTGCATGAATCAGTGGGGTTTTAAGTACCCCAGGGTTTAAGTTGAAGTGAAACTTAGTGTATTTCAGCAAAACACTGATTTCTGGCCATAATCTAACAGAGTATTATCAAGTATTgttgggagtgttcaaggccaggttggatgaagccttgagcagccaagtctagttgagaagtgtctctgctcatggtggggaagttggagtagaggatctctaaggtctcttccaacctaatctgttctgtgattctttcccaGGTTTTGACAAGGGAAGTTTTTCATCATACGCATTGGAAGCAGCCTTTATGGTCAGTTTTTATCGTGATGAATTGATAGTTGTGTTACCCATCACATTTTGAATCTTCTGAGTTAGCACAGTTGCCACAGTCAGTTCTGTGTGATGGACAGGAAATGTTTTATCTATTAGAATATATAACATGCTGTAATAGCACCATGCAGTTTCCAGTTTGCAGTTGCTGTTTGGACTTGGTGCACTGGTTTTGTATGTTTAATTAACAGTTTAGTTTTTATCAATGCAGAGTAAACATTGGCAACAATTTTGACCTTAAGTAGTGGGATCttattttaattcttaaatCGTGTTGTGTTTATTTCTACATAGAGACTTCTGCCTGGGTAATCTCCAGTTAAATCATAGGTAGGTAAAGGCAGTCAGAAGAGTCAAAGCTGACATCTGCCTTGAGTACTCTGGAGAGAGGGATCTGCACTTGTGAAGTATAAAAGGCTGGTAAAGTCTTCTTCACTCATCATCAGTTTTTTTTCGAATGTGTTTTGTACTGCCATGATTTATACCAACTATTCAGTGCAAGTATTTTGCCTGTGTGGCATCCTGACTTGTATTAGAAatactgtgaccagcaggaacagggaggtgatcatcgtctggtactcagcactggtgaagccacaccttgagtattgtgttcagttctgggtccctcacagAAGGATAATGAGGagatggagcatgtccagagaagggcagtgaggctcatgaagggcctggagcacatgacctacaatgagtagctgagggagctggggttgttcagtctagagaggaagagactgaggggaggccttaatgctctctacaactgcctgaagggatgctggaggagagggcagcctcttcttgatgagaagtgacaggactaggggaaatggctACAAGCTGTACCAGtgaaggttcaggctggatattaggaaatatttcttcactgatacGGTTATCAACCGTTGGAATGGTCTGCCGAGGTCAGTGGtagagttgctgtccctggggatgttcaagtgatgtgtggacctggtgcttagggacatggtttagtgttgactctccagtgctgggtcaaggattggactggatgatctttgaggtcacttccaaccagatatagtCTGTGATCCTCTGTGTGCTGAGGGTTGTATTTAGATGGCTGCACGCTCTAATGCTTCAGTGCATGTGGTGGTAGTCTGTCAGCACGAGCCCAAAAGCTGGGTAGGCCTAGCACTATAACTACAGCTGCCACTCAGGAAGATTAAGTAATGTCGCTTCTTCATGATGTCCAGTGACATATTGTGAGATAGCAGTTGGGGTATGTTTTATGCAGTTTAGATACTCATCATTTCTTGCTGTCCACGCTGTTTGCCTTCAGAGTTCCTCCAGTAATACAGAGCTGTGCCAGAAAGAAACCAgcctgaaacaaaaaaaattgtggTTGATTTCTGTTGAGTCTTTCTGATGGCATACAGAAGTATATGCTCATGCACTCCACCTACAAAACTAAAGAAGGGTTGCAACTTGTGCAACAATTGTTTAGACAGATTTAAGTGGAACCATTGGGGAAGTTTGGATCTTGGGAAGATGATCTTAAAGTGGAGTCTGAAACATCCACAAATCCTACCCCTCCTGAAAGCTTTTGTGCAGGAGTTGTGTATCCTGCTTTGAGTCAGTAGGGCCCACAGTCACAACAGTTGCTGAGGAGTCAGTAGCCTCAGCATTTTCACATTCTCAAGACCAGTTTTTATGAGAGAGATTTAATTTTTGGCAAGGAATAGATTGGGATGAATCTAGAGGAAGACAGAGGGATAAAGTTAGCATGCAGGGGAGCTGAGGGAGATTAGAGAGATAGTAAGTTAACAAAAGAACAGGAATGTTTTGGGGAAGgatgagagaggaaaaataagaagTGAAACAGTAAAGGCAAAGAGGAAGAACAGTGCCAGGACTTGCCCTTGAATCTGCTGCATGATGGGAAATGCCCTTATTTGGCAAGAGCGGATTTGGGGTTGGTCTTGTCCACAGGCATTTGTCACACAGTGCAGACTACATCATACTTCCTCTTTCAAACTGCAACTGGAGTCTTGATTCAGTTAAAATACAGGGAGAAATGCATGCAGAAAGACGCTGAGACGTAGGATGGAGACAGAAGCATTTTGTACTTGAGGATCAGATCTTGTTTGtacctctgtgctgctcccagTCTTTGGATAAAAGGACAACTGCTGCCAGTGAGATAAgtcacacattttttgaactgTTACTTGTGTGACttttggaaggaatttggatGCCTCATTCTATCAAAGGGTAGGTTGTAATTTTGAGTTTATAAAGGTAGATAGGTTGAAATCAATGATTGTTTTAATTGCAAAATTTTAACAAATTTCAGCACTCGTAACCATCTTTCTTCACAATGCTGACGTCACAAGCTTCAGCAAGTCTGGTGTTGTGCTGACTGCTGATCATGTGTTTGCTACTGCAAGGAAGATACTGAGCATTAAAGCTATGATAGCAAGAAAGCCCTTCACTACTGAAGTAGTTTAGTATTTACTCTGGGCTAGTCTACATGGTGTTGTACCTTTTTATAATcatgttcacaggatcacaggatgttaggggttggaagggacctctagagattgagtccaacccctctgccagagcaggaccataccaGAGAAAGGAAGTACAATACACCCCAGCCAGCTACTTTCCAGATAGGCTTTACTGAGCACAACTTTTTTTACCTACAGAGAAGTAAGGTCTGCTCAAGTGGTCCATGTCTTGTTCTACAGAAAACATGCACTACTGTTGCTGACAAATGAAATCAACTTGTGTTTGTGTTTAGATCCAAATCTTGATGTGAAATGAGTACAGACTTCCAGATACTACTTTTTGACATTTCTGAGGCTTTGGGAACAACTGAACTGGCATCTCTGAAGTTCCTCAGCCAGGAGTATGTCCCTATGAGGAAGCTGGAAGCCATCCAGAATGCACAGGACCTTTTCGAAGTGCTGCAGGAGAAAGGCATGATTGGGGCGGGGaacctgtccttcctgaaggaGCTGCTCTACCGGATCAGTCGGATCGACCTCCTGGTTGCCCACCTAGGCTCCAGCCGtgaggagatggagagagagctgAAGATCCCAGGCAGGGCACAGGTGTCAGCCTACAGGTAAGCACAAAAGTTGTAAACTTTTGCATGCCAAATGTACACCAGTTCTGTTGTGTGCTGTCTTGTTTTCTGTCTGCGCTGTTGTCTTACGAATATCACAGCATAATTAAGTTTGTTACATCATGACTACCAGCCATTGTGACTTTAACATTTTTGCAGTTCAAATGTGTAATTGTAGTTTACTTCTCTTAATGttcttaataatttttttctattctttGTTGCCAGGCAACTGCTATATGGAATTGCAGAGGACTTGACTCAAAAAGATGTCCAGAACATGAAGTTCCTGCTCCAAGAACAAATACCAAAGAGCAAGCTCCAGGATAATGCTGTATGCAAAGCAATCTCCATAATTTTCTTGCAAGGCTAGTTCAGATTCTGCTAGTTCTTGTAAGAAGTGAGGAAAGAGAGAACAGTGTGCTCTCACTAGACTCTTTTGAAAGAGTTGTGGTATTAGCTGATAGCTGCTGCATGaaagaatagatttttttttttctctatcttTTCTCTGCCCTTTTTTTGCTCTCCTCTTCCTATTTTCTTCTTGCAAAATCCATCATGCTCTTTGATCTTGTTATCCATGTCAGTGCTTTGCACTGCTGAGACAAATGCCATAGGCATTTTCCAATGATCCTGTCTTAAACTTAGTGACGTGTTTCTTCATTTGTGTTGCATCCTGATCCTTGTTTTAATGAggtttgggggaaaaagaaactgGTCTTTAGCTGGTCAGTCTCAGAATGTTGTCTTCTGTTTTGTCCAGAAATGCTTGATACTGCACTTAGTGCAGGTCACTGTATGAGTTTAAGttacatatttttgttttgccagTCAATGTTGAAGGTCTTactggaaatggaaagaaatgggATAATTAAAGAGGATGACCTGACAATGCTGAAAGATACATTAAAGGGATTTAGAGctgacataaagaaaaaaattgatgcctatgaagaaagaaaaggtaaatTATTTAATCTGCTGTTTTAAGATTAGAGCTGAGGTTTTTTGTGGTTCCAACCTTGGCAACTTAGGAGTCCAGAGATGGGAGACCTTACAGTATCCTAGGATAGGGAGAACAGCTCTTGGTACCTGGGATTTCTGAagtttcctgctgctttgttaTCCCATCATACCTTCAGGTGTATCTCCTTGAAGTACATTCTCTACTTTGTAAATGGTCTGCATCTCCCTCCCCTTTACCTTAAATGCAATTTTTCTCTTCAGGAAACAGCACACTACTGGTTTTGGACTAGCATAGCTTTTCAGTCAATCGGAGACTGAAGTGACAATTACCTTGTGAAAATTTGTACTGGGAGGTTGTCAGTAATGCTTTCTGTTAGTCAGGCTGTTTGCTCTTAGTTGAAGAAAATATCCCTGGAGGCCAGGTACTTGGCTAAAGCATAGCCATTCTGGACTGCAGTATTTCTGGCCTGTTGCAGCTGAGGTGGTGACTTCTGATGCCACAGCTGGGCCTTACTCTTGGGGAAACAGGATATGTCAACCAGAAACAACTACGACCTATTAAATTTTTCCCCAGAACCTCCTTTTGCACGTGTATTTCCTTAGAGACATCTCTACAGCCTGTGCAGTTCCCTGCAGAGATACTGACTGGTTTCTCCAGTGTGTCTTTGTGCTGCTGACCTGTGCTGATGTTTctaaaagagcagaagaaaattgCCAAAGGTGGCTAATGTAAGCAAGCAAGGGGAATGGCTTTTTAGTAGTATTGTTGTTTTGTCGCCCTTGGTGAGAAGAGCATGTCTTACAGATCTTGTTGCCTTGACAATTAAATTCCATTTAAACACACCCGTCCCATAGTGGAGATGCTAGTGAATGGCTTCCCTGGGGTGACTACTCACATGTGGACTTTTATTACCTGGATTTTGCTGCCAataaaagagcagaaaagaatTGGAATACAGGTCTACACAGCTTTAGTAACCAACTGTCTGTGAAACTGGGAATCCTGCTTGGCCTAGCTCTACAAAATAATGATATCTCAGTGCTGTGAAAGCCACCTTGCATGTGGCTCTGATGTTGAAATATGCATAGTGGAAGATTTATCTTTTTATTCATAAAATTTTCTGTTTATCATTTTTGTGTTAGAAAATTATTCTAAGAAAAAGCTCCATTACCCAGTGTCCATGTCAGTAcatccagcaggacaaggagcagagggggagacaCCACACCTGGTGAGAAATTCCTCAAGACTACCTTTAAAGTATTTGTTCAGCTCCTTGGAGGGATAAATTCTTAAGACTTAGCAGGTGGAAGAGCTGAAAGGGAGAGGTTCTGTCTTTATATGTAAGCCTTTAAACAATTCATATTTTcaacacaaaaccaagcctggctGTCAGCAACTCTTTAGGCAAGAAATGAAGGAGTAGCTGTCGCATGAAGAAAACTGATCTTAACAATAGTGGAGACTAGGATATCAGAGTCCTAGCCAGGATACTCCTGGACTAATGTGAAGGGAATCTACTACCCATAAGGACTTTAAGAGGGAATGGTAGGGTGCATGCAGATTTGTGTTGCTGGCTACTCACTTTCTCCCATGCCAAAATCATACCCTAACCACAGAGTGAGAGAGGAGTAACTCAGGGAAGCAAAGCAGATTCCTATCCCCTGTAGGTATCTTaggcttttcctttcttgtgtCTTGGCcctcatggggttttttttgtgcttgGAGGTGGAGGATCAACAATGTGTATAGCAGATTTCTCATACAGATGCTTGGCATTGCTTTCTTAcctgttttcttcatttctacAGCTTGTGGAATCATATAAGATGAAAAATAACCCACATGGTTACTGTGTGATTCTTAACAACTACAATTTTAAAGATCCGGATGAAGCTAGAGAAGGAACAATGAAAGACGGaggtaaatacattttttttttttttttaatccaaatactgatttgttttgctctctgataattttctgaaaaaattattttttgtgtggGGAAGAATCGTGTCCACTGAGCTCCTCTGTAATGACAGTCACTGTAGAAATTTGAAATATGCTACTTCTAGCAATTTAGCTGATGACTTAAAGAATGAACCATTTTCTCTTCTAAATAAAAAGAATAGTCTCAATTGATCATATGTCCCAAATAGTGAAGGAAGAATTATTGTCCACTTTTTCACTTTTTGATTGATTTTCATTCTTAACTATCATGGAGTAATATTTTAAAGTctttaaattctttttaatGCTCAAGTATATGCTGCTGGTTTATAATTTTTCTTAACGTCCGTCTTTCTGCAAGAGTCACTTTAAACTTTTTATCTTAAAAATTTAAAACctgttttctgaaagcagaCATAACTGGTGTTTTAactccatccagcctgtctaCAGGCTGCTACTCCCCAAGTACTTCCTCACCACCTGCACAACAATTAAGTTAGCATTTACTGAGAAGTTAGCATAGCATTTGTTAGCTGGTTACCCTGCCTTCCTTCTTGTTGCGTTGATCATTCTTACACAGTGAAAGAACTACTTCATTTAACAGTGGCAGAATTTGTCATTCTAAAGAGATACCTCTTCTTTCCTAGCGGTGTTCTTAAGCATCTGAGATTACTATGCAATGCACAGCTAAAGCTTGCTTTAACACAGTAAGCCTCACTAATTTGTACCAATTAACCAGTCTGAaacttggtttggttttacatAGCTTTGATACTTGACCcagttgtatttaaaaaaaaaaaaaaacagtcattTGATTTGGCTGGCAAAGAGTCAATCAGGTGAGTTTATTGGTGGGGTCTGAACGCTTAATCTAATATCTGATCTACCACACAGACACTGAGGTTTCAGCGTCTTCCTTGCCACTATTTATAACAGGTGccttctgactttttttttttgcagaggcTGTGAAGAGAGTCTTTAAGTGGCTTCAGTTTGAGACAGTTGAGTACATGGATCTAGAAGCAAAGCAAATGTATGCAAAAGTTAAAGAATACAGCAAAAAAGATCATAATAACATGgactgttttgtttgcttcattttttcccatggtgaaaaagacaaaataaaaggcGTTGATAATGAGGTTGTAAATATTAAAGATTTACTTTCCTGCTTCAGTGGATCTAATTGTCCTTCTCTTGCTGGCAAACCCAAGCTGTTTTTCATCCAGGCTTGCCAAGGCTTTGTAGGTCATCCAGCTGTCATAGTAAAAGAAGACTCTTCTGGCCATTTTGAGACTGATGCTACCCCTCAAATTTCAATTCCTGATCAGGCTGATATTCTGGTTGGCATGGCTACAGTGGAAGACTACGAGTGCTATCGCTGTACAGAAACTGGCAGTGTTTACATTCAGTGCCTCTGTGACAAGATGGAGCTGCTTTGCCCACTGTAAGTACTGTTTTTAATCCATGAACCATACTTAGGGATGTTGGTCTGAAACATCATTGGTTTGCATTTGTGCTGATGCTTTTTCATCTGCAGGACAGTACAGAACAATAGTTGTTCTGGTACTGGACATTATTTTCATACAGATGAACTAAAGTACAATTCCCCTAATTTGCTTGTGACAGAACCAGGGATATAATGCTGGAACATTACATCTGCACaaacatatgtgtgtgtgtgcatgggttttaatattttttgactcatttttttttttcaagtgacaCCTGATGAGAGGGAAATTTGTTGAGAGATtgcacagacacaaaaaaacccaaaaacaaaatcaaaacacccAGTGTTCTTTAGTGACAATTTTCATTGTTGCCTCCTTCCCATCCCCATTCTAAACTCGATTTAGAAAACAGAACTCACATCACTCTCCCATGTTGTCCATAAGAGGGCGTGGAGAGTGCTTCATCTTCGTGTGCTCTAAGGCGTGTAACCAAAGAAGAGGAATGCATTTGCTGGTAAACACACGTGGAGGTTGTTTTTATTCCCCTAAACACGCTGAATTCTGTGTTTGCACAACAGAGTGTGCCCGTGACAGGCAGAGTAAGAGGAAGATGCTAGCCTTCCCTGAGATACCACTTTACCAGAGCAAACGTGGCTCAAATTCTTGGCCTCAATGCAAGTACCATGTATTTcaatgtaattttatttcatttttcttcaagCTCCAAGGATCTCATAACCATCCTGACTGAAGTGAACAAGGAAGTGGGAAGAAGAGTAATAAAACAAAGGAAGCAGATGCCAAAGATAACATCAACTCTGCGGAAGCAATTGATCTTCCAAATTCCACCATGTCCATCAAttgaaaaacaggaaaatacaCTCAGTTAGGAGTTAGAATGGGCttacacaggaaaaagaacttTCAAGAGAAATTATTTGGATCTGTGTATTAGCAAACCAGTCCTTCAAGGGGCTGTGGGACCTGAATTTTGCAATTTCCAtgttttccagtcttctggcacCTGAATCTCTAGCAGTCTGGTAAGGCCATGGAGGAGTAGAGACTTGACATTCTGTCCTGCAGAAGCAGTGGAATCTGTGCAGTCTGAATTTTGAGTGAGGAAATACTTGTAAGTAGCATGATTTTTA from Indicator indicator isolate 239-I01 chromosome 5, UM_Iind_1.1, whole genome shotgun sequence harbors:
- the CASP10 gene encoding caspase-10, which encodes MEEDVSLKFRQQLLLIDQNLVAEDVAALKFFCTDLLPSRKLESVKSAVDIFQLLMAEEYLNEEDTFLLAELLYRIKCHSLLKKLGYTKEKVEECLHEKGRVSPYRQMLYELSENITNEMLKEIIFLMQSHLPKRRITLSALDMLILLEKQGLVSDNNVQMLEDVCMEVSPDLVKTVNCYRTKVSLPQQENSFPVKESSLSHSGDIRVCASPLETSITSVSSCINDNKAANLTQGFSGMKLELPGGFSNVENESKKMTTYKMDGPHRGFCLVINNVNFDRSLQERKGSCKDAEELKRVFTWLGLDVRTYKDQTSQQIMNLMQTWQHFPDHKDRDCFICCILSHGESGAVYGKDEELVSIRTIMSHFTAKQCPQLAEKPKLFFIQACQGKAIQCPVYVEPDARVPGLSSMQHSISPSESIPEEADFLLGMATIDGYVSFRHVQQGTWYVQALCSKLQLLVPRGEDILSILTEVNEDVGRRVDRLGTKKQMPQPAYTLRRKFIFPIPKDPPPSQQHGGF
- the LOC128967033 gene encoding caspase-8-like, which produces MSTDFQILLFDISEALGTTELASLKFLSQEYVPMRKLEAIQNAQDLFEVLQEKGMIGAGNLSFLKELLYRISRIDLLVAHLGSSREEMERELKIPGRAQVSAYRQLLYGIAEDLTQKDVQNMKFLLQEQIPKSKLQDNASMLKVLLEMERNGIIKEDDLTMLKDTLKGFRADIKKKIDAYEERKENYSKKKLHYPVSMSVHPAGQGAEGETPHLLVESYKMKNNPHGYCVILNNYNFKDPDEAREGTMKDGEAVKRVFKWLQFETVEYMDLEAKQMYAKVKEYSKKDHNNMDCFVCFIFSHGEKDKIKGVDNEVVNIKDLLSCFSGSNCPSLAGKPKLFFIQACQGFVGHPAVIVKEDSSGHFETDATPQISIPDQADILVGMATVEDYECYRCTETGSVYIQCLCDKMELLCPLSKDLITILTEVNKEVGRRVIKQRKQMPKITSTLRKQLIFQIPPCPSIEKQENTLS